A DNA window from Bacteroidetes bacterium GWF2_43_63 contains the following coding sequences:
- a CDS encoding transcriptional regulator has translation MGRAFEYRKARKFKRWGNMSRMFTRYGREITMAVKEGGSNPEYNTRLRAIIQNAKSDNMPKENVERAIKKATEKDTADYKEVSFEGYAPHGIAVYVHCATDNNTRSVANIRSYFNKCNGSMGTNGSVSFMFDKKCVFIFKDTGQDIEELELELIDSGAEEIFKNEDGIQVYGDFGSFGTLQKAIEEKGFEITKADYDYLPNVELKHLSPEEQADVDKLIEKIEEDDDVVRVYTTMA, from the coding sequence ATGGGACGCGCGTTTGAATATCGTAAAGCCAGAAAATTCAAAAGATGGGGCAATATGTCCCGCATGTTTACCCGTTACGGCCGTGAGATCACCATGGCTGTGAAAGAAGGCGGATCGAATCCTGAATATAACACCCGGCTCAGGGCAATCATTCAGAACGCCAAGAGCGACAACATGCCCAAGGAAAATGTTGAGCGCGCCATAAAAAAGGCCACCGAAAAAGATACGGCTGATTACAAGGAAGTATCATTCGAAGGCTATGCTCCTCATGGAATTGCCGTTTACGTTCATTGTGCGACCGACAACAATACCAGGTCTGTGGCAAACATCCGCAGCTATTTCAATAAATGCAACGGAAGCATGGGCACCAATGGTTCGGTAAGTTTTATGTTTGATAAAAAGTGTGTATTTATTTTTAAGGATACAGGTCAGGATATCGAAGAACTGGAGCTCGAGCTCATTGATTCTGGCGCCGAAGAAATCTTTAAAAACGAAGACGGCATACAGGTCTATGGCGATTTCGGCAGCTTTGGAACACTCCAGAAGGCCATTGAGGAAAAAGGATTTGAAATTACCAAAGCCGACTACGATTATCTGCCAAATGTTGAGCTGAAACACCTCTCACCCGAAGAGCAGGCCGACGTGGATAAACTCATCGAAAAGATTGAGGAAGACGACGACGTGGTGCGGGTTTATACGACTATGGCATAG